One part of the Dermacentor silvarum isolate Dsil-2018 chromosome 6, BIME_Dsil_1.4, whole genome shotgun sequence genome encodes these proteins:
- the LOC119456838 gene encoding glycine receptor subunit alpha-2-like translates to MHGHSETLVSGQPTNVSVNLIVYELGALNEKDMDFRVDMDLQESWTDDRLALTELGVNSSFITNEGSLIASIWKPDIFFVNAKDATTHDVTVPNQLLQILPDGAILFSIRLALAFSDLAPTPHRLIIVKTQINQRYLVD, encoded by the exons ATGCATGGTCATTCGGAAACACTGGTCTCCG GGCAACCGACGAACGTGTCCGTCAACCTCATCGTTTACGAGTTGGGTGCCCTGAACGAAAAAGACATG GACTTCCGGGTGGACATGGATCTGCAAGAATCTTGGACTGACGACCGTCTGGCACTAACGGAACTGGGCGTCAATTCCTCTTTCATCACAAACGAAGGCAGCCTCATCGCGAGCATATGGAAGCCGGATATATTTTTCGTGAACGCCAAGGACGCCACGACGCACGACGTCACCGTTCCGAACCAGTTACTGCAGATCCTACCAGATGGCGCGATTCTGTTCAGCATAAG GCTTGCTCTAGCATTCAGCGATCTAGCCCCTACACCACACCGGCTCATTATCGTCAAGACACAGATCAACCAACGATACCTGGTGGACTAG